One region of Gossypium raimondii isolate GPD5lz chromosome 6, ASM2569854v1, whole genome shotgun sequence genomic DNA includes:
- the LOC128041728 gene encoding uncharacterized protein LOC128041728, which produces MTPYEALYGRKCRTLLYWTELCEEKIHGVDLIHETVEKVKVIRDSLKAISDRQKSYANLKCKEIEFQVGDRAVLKVSPLKKVLRSDPSHVISPTDVEIQPDMTYSEELLRILARENIALMSLPLYSSNELFDIQLT; this is translated from the exons ATGACACCGTATGAGGCTCTATATGGTCGTAAATGCCGAACTCTgttatattggactgagctctGTGAGGAAAAGATACATGGAGTTGATTTGATCCACGAGACTGtggaaaaagtgaaagtgattcgagATAGCTTAAAAGCAATTTcagatcgtcagaaatcttatgcgaatcttaaatgtaaagaaataGAGTTTCAAGTTGGTGACAGGGCAGTTTTGAAAGTTTCGCCTttgaagaaagttcttcg GtctgacccttcacatgttatctccccGACAGATGTTGAAATCCAGCCTGACATGACATATAGTGAGGAACTGCTCAGAATTCTAGCacgagag AAcatagctcttatgagcttgcCGTTATACAGCTCTAATGAGCTTTTCGATAttcagctcacatga
- the LOC128041729 gene encoding uncharacterized protein LOC128041729 — MCKRFEDDLNEDIKLLVVTLKLKEFVVLVDRAYKAEELSKEKRQTETEARDLSKRLMGKSYQSASKKLKKYHDHSITSTDTLVETEKSEKESMQTLRPSNTAIRGRPSCNLGNVSGSCDVKKDSTIRSDAQTPARAYAIRTHEDASTPDVITGTFSLIGTDVTALINLGSTHSYVCMKLVSSKNLPVELTEFMVKVSNPLDQLSIVISAMSVQKYMRKGCNAYLAYVLDTKVSESKLELMPAICEYPDVFPKELPRLPLIREVEFAIELVPRTTPILIAPYKMAPTDLKV; from the exons ATGTGTAAGCGGTTTGAAGATGAtttaaatgaagatataaaaCTATTAGTCGTGACCCTcaagttgaaagaatttgttgtattgGTTGATCGGGCATATAAAGCTGAAGAGttgagcaaagagaaaagacaaACTGAGACTGAAGCTAGAGATTTAAGTAAGAGATTGATGGGAAAGTCATACCAGTCAGcatcaaagaaattaaagaaatatcaTGACCATTCTATTACTTCTACGGATACTCTGGTAGAGACAGAG AAATCTGAAAAAGAGAGTATGCAAACTTTGAGACCGAGCAACACTGCTATAAGAGGTAGACCATCTTGTAATCTTGGAAATGTAAGTGGTAGCTGTGATGTGAAAAAAGACTCTACTATAAGGTCTGATGCACAAACACCAGCTAGGGCTTATGCTATTCGTACACATGAAGATGCTTCTACACCAGacgttattactggtactttctcTCTTATTGGTACTGATGTAACTGCTTTAATTAATCTCGGatcaactcattcatatgtTTGCATGAAATTAGTGTCTAGTAaaaatttacctgttgagttgactgaattcatggttaaagtatcaaaccctCTAGacca GTTGTCTATTGTGATATCAGCTATGTCAGTACAGAAATATATGAGAAAAGGTTGTAATGCTTACCTTGCTTATGTACTGGATACTAAAGTATCTGAGTCAAAGCTTGAATTAATGCCAGCAATTTGTGagtatcctgatgtgtttccaaaGGAGTTACCTAGATTACCACTGATCAGAGAAGTAGAATTTGCTATAGAACTTGTACCGAGAACAACACCGATATTGATAGCACCATACAAAATGGCTCCTACTGATTTGAAAGTATAG